From one Drosophila subpulchrella strain 33 F10 #4 breed RU33 chromosome 3L, RU_Dsub_v1.1 Primary Assembly, whole genome shotgun sequence genomic stretch:
- the LOC119553898 gene encoding protein FAM91A1, producing MTEQEDLASGGGSASTASGNNCQNQLQQCVRGNVTWELLPVHLRSVLHNNQRDYEKFVFNYSLKNQLRFRGNLAAKVFRREQRYYELLVQKSINGLGAFPYHLADIVTKGLRVTPFNYYLDVLGQLLRSDKSYDTLPNFTAADCLRVLGIGRNEYLALISDLKTHTPRSLIFGSRPNPLDFLPRFPVRIHIEPWWRLDIGYVLEADIRYLTPAERGLLDDLIDFGAQPAGKCDHEVVHSLYRKGLIYLDVPISGEDRISIPPLRNFVMNRVSGDYFENLLYKIFVSADEHMTIAELAHMLQLELDSVKQAISFICRLGFAHRKQDYLNQPNHSSWEGYNQEQMPETPQITPLNYNLHASNSFEFDQSPKSPKTPKDKDKDSSSIGYLSSDGNTSDFSFANLNTTPPERMNNSDEQELSSELETEDLTTTKKPAPAAAISAAALPKSGKRVGFLFDSTLTAFLMMGNLSPGLKNHAVTMFEVGKLCEESLDSFLAELEQVSLLDAEGEGDVSRYFAHAVILRSTICSLRHLLPGGLDLLRLECLEGLDRQTRDRVLEKKYKFIIAASPLTAALSNTFSIPYFGQFLRSSDVAPMWSKLFYNHITGYGPPSLLLCRGTVLKTLPRLFLGYGKLLVNILHSDSYVLNSENFRNLNDQLKNGCVLLQGYGIRTAGVLHYESFPFQPADTRQVKWAAHRAVRKLANLLNLRQQCGYITFLNTGVPDLGCEDYELQVRLKPAQRQKRSSIAAPSKTNHVPSNEVTSFQLKSPDENHFATTPEHGPANEFTSPDCSQVLASELAKCSSRSDLVSQSSVEIPMALEEVSPTVEEEEDATEEWTLLDVSFGVPLFDVDTNTRICEQLVQGLCSDANLEALPAAASQAQVLFLDFVRQCLYFEDDPAKQSVQATRPLPHPRINLAFENGHVGHWNGR from the exons ATGACGGAGCAAGAGGATTTGGCCAGCGGCGGAGGCAGTGCATCCACGGCGTCCGGGAACAATTGCCAAAACCAACTGCAGCAATGCGTGCGTGGGAATGTCACCTGGGAATTACTGCCCGTGCACCTGCGATCCGTTCTGCACAACAATCAGCGCGATTACGAGAAGTTTGTCTTTAACTACAGTTTGAAGAACCAGCTAAGATTTCGGGGCAACCTGGCCGCCAAGGTGTTCCGCCGGGAGCAACGATACTACGAGCTGTTGGTCCAGAAAAGCATCAATGGCTTGGGTGCATTTCCCTATCACCTGGCCGATATCGTCACCAAGGGCTTGAGGGTCACGCCCTTTAATTATTATCTGGATGTATTGGGTCAGCTTCTTCGGAGCGACAAAAGCTATGACACATTGCCCAACTTTACGGCAGCCGATTGCCTGCGTGTTCTGGGCATTGGCCGCAACGAGTACCTGGCCCTGATCAGCGATCTGAAAACCCACACGCCACGCTCTTTGATCTTCGGTTCGCGGCCCAATCCGCTGGACTTCCTCCCACGCTTTCCCGTACGCATACACATCGAGCCCTGGTGGCGATTGGACATTGGCTACGTCCTGGAAGCGGACATCCGGTATCTAACGCCCGCCGAGAGGGGCCTGTTGGATGACCTCATCGATTTTGGAGCCCAACCGGCTGGCAAATGCGACCACGAGGTGGTGCACAGCCTGTACAGGAAGGGTCTAATCTATTTGGATGTGCCCATCAGCGGGGAGGATAGGATATCTATTCCACCGTTGCGCAACTTTGTGATGAACCGCGTGAGTGGGGATTACTTCGAGAACCTGCTGTACAAGATTTTTGTCAGTGCGGATGAACACATGACCATTGCCGAGCTAGCGCATATGCTGCAACTGGAACTGGACAGCGTTAAGCAGGCCATTTCCTTCATCTGCCGCCTGGGTTTTGCCCACCGCAAGCAAGACTATCTGAATCAACCAAATCATAGCAGCTGGGAGGGATACAACCAGGAGCAGATGCCCGAAACGCCACAGATCACGCCGCTGAATTACAACCTACATGCTAGTAACAGCTTCGAATTTGACCAGAGCCCCAAGTCTCCAAAGACGCCCAAGGACAAGGATAAGGACAGCAGTTCGATAGGCTATCTATCCTCGGATGGCAACACCAGTGACTTTAGCTTTGCCAATCTGAATACCACACCCCCGGAAAGGATGAACAACAGCGATGAACAGGAGCTGAGCTCCGAGCTGGAAACAGAGGATTTGACTACCACAAAGAAGCCTGCTCCTGCGGCTGCGATCTCGGCAGCTGCTCTGCCAAAAAGCGGTAAGAGGGTGGGCTTCCTGTTCGACTCAACGCTCACCGCCTTCCTGATGATGGGCAACCTTTCTCCGGGCTTAAAAAACCATGCGGTGACCATGTTCGAAGTGGGCAAGTTATGCGAGGAGAGCTTGGATAGCTTTTTGGCTGAACTGGAGCAAGTTTCGCTCCTGGATGCTGAGGGCGAGGGCGATGTCTCGCGCTATTTTGCACATGCCGTAATTCTACGTTCCACCATTTGCTCACTTCGTCATTTGCTGCCGGGTGGTCTGGATCTGCTGCGACTTGAGTGTCTGGAGGGCTTGGACAGGCAGACAAGAGATCGCGTTCTGGAGAAGAAGTACAAGTTTATCATTGCCGCCTCGCCGTTGACGGCGGCACTAAGTAACACATTTAGCATTCCCTACTTTGGCCAATTCCTACGTAGCTCCGATGTGGCGCCCATGTGGAGCAAGCTATTCTACAATCATATCACAG GCTATGGACCGCCCAGTTTGCTGCTCTGCCGGGGAACTGTTCTAAAAACCTTGCCACGTTTATTCCTGGGATACGGCAAACTGCTGGTAAACATCCTGCACTCCGACTCGTACGTGCTGAACTCTGAGAATTTCCGCAACCTGAACGATCAGCTCAAGAATGGTTGTGTGCTGCTCCAGGGCTATGGAATCCGCACAGCCGGCGTGCTTCACTATGAGTCCTTTCCGTTCCAGCCGGCGGACACACGCCAAGTCAAGTGGGCCGCCCATCGAGCCGTGCGCAAACTGGCCAACCTTTTGAACCTGCGCCAGCAGTGCGGCTATATTACATTCCTGAACACTGGAGTGCCGGATCTCGGCTGCGAAGATTACGAGCTGCAGGTGCGTTTGAAGCCGGCTCAGCGCCAGAAACGCTCATCAATCGCAGCGCCCAGCAAAACGAACCATGTGCCAAGTAACGAGGTGACAAGCTTTCAGCTCAAGAGCCCCGATGAGAACCACTTTGCGACCACGCCGGAACATGGTCCTGCGAATGAGTTTACCTCTCCAGATTGCAGCCAAGTGCTGGCCAGCGAACTGGCCAAGTGCAGCAGTCGATCGGATCTGGTGTCGCAGAGTTCGGTGGAGATACCGATGGCACTGGAGGAGGTTTCTCCAACGGTGGAGGAAGAGGAGGACGCCACTGAAGAGTGGACCCTGCTGGACGTTAGTTTTGGCGTACCACTGTTCGATGTGGACACCAATACAAGGATTTGTGAGCAGCTGGTCCAAGGTCTCTGCAGCGACGCCAATCTGGAGGCATTGCCCGCAGCCGCCAGCCAGGCGCAGGTTCTTTTCCTAGATTTTGTGCGGCAGTGCCTGTACTTCGAAGATGATCCTGCAAAGCAGTCAGTGCAGGCAACCAGGCCACTTCCTCACCCTAGGATCAACCTGGCCTTTGAAAACGGGCACGTGGGCCATTGGAACGGGCGCTAA
- the LOC119553999 gene encoding ubiquitin-protein ligase E3A → MSGGGGGEEEQHLPGVSSASGSAAGTAGGRATPEMKRSAVRSLIQRYFHQLQSGCGNAHCSNANCASSGKVAPMTPNEVAARALQLFSQDAQLCEPSTSAASSPQDVDMLSPNDSSSSSSGSSTSTITSASTTTTTSRQSQSVPAAVVVAVASSNPVQSAPQLDLGGVEPSSGDSEPCTPTLPAVQSLDANSLMALYEQCRAADSYDRICHAIGEVFSSVDRLSKSFIRSAEPAASSSLQELLANPPEALNKEQLRTLEGEHDKDEDSTQQVEEVEATDDGVANACAGPEAETEAEPEEEDEDVPMAQPTETTAEDDPPQSSDTQVDLPGLRRVQRLLFGCQTRAITDKLTNSVIQLAEWVHYMRPDWEKVIHCLVICFDLATNTNNSVVDMDYLDRVLPKLCHVAASMPVPAQARLARIWAAHCSDQLQALVAACQQQITLQVLLDEESMRENGSIISVTKVLKIVFYANILASELERPSCRVPLEDRTETAATSASGSGAVEDDLFAYNSVLQPHMPKFAEDQLEKALQVSAIDCRRPLVPLEEFYNEALSENIQMHHDYLSYKTLAMESEIGSGQTNYFSFMLYAFILTPATKVDALYYDSRMRMYSERYTSLYSMLNNFGQEGQDGTPRPDLKLTVRRDQLINDALIGLELVAMSNPKDLKKQLVVEFVGEQGIDEGGVSKEFFQLIVEEIFNPAFGMFIQQEETNNMWFNATPFENGAQFTLIGIIIGLAIYNNVILAVNFPMVVYRKLMGYCGTFADLNDWSPALYKSLKSMVDYQGQDMEEVFDQTFKISYSNVFGEMVEHELVPNGKEVLVGQHNKQLFVNLYSDFLLNTNIQQQFNAFRKGFEMVTDESPLKLLFRPEEIEMLVCGSREFDFVELENSTEYEGGYTDETQIIQDFWSIVHAMPNESKRKLLEFTTGSARVPVGGLKCLRLLITRHGPDSDRLPTSHTCFNVLLLPEYSSREKLEERLMKAINYSKGFGML, encoded by the exons ATGAGcggaggcggcggcggcgaggaggagcagcatcTGCCAGGTGTTTCCAG TGCATCGGGATCTGCAGCTGGAACGGCGGGCGGACGTGCCACGCCCGAAATGAAGCGATCGGCGGTGCGCAGCCTGATCCAGCGATACTTCCACCAACTGCAGTCCGGCTGCGGGAACGCCCACTGCAGCAATGCCAATTGCGCCTCCAGCGGCAAGGTGGCGCCCATGACGCCCAACGAGGTGGCCGCCCGGGCCCTGCAGCTCTTCTCACAGGATGCACAGCTCTGCGAGCCATCCACATCGGCGGCCAGCAG TCCTCAGGACGTGGACATGCTGTCGCCCAACGAcagcagtagcagcagcagcggcagctcGACGAGCACCATTACCTCcgccagcaccaccaccacaaccaGCAGACAGTCGCAGAGTGTGCCAGCTGCCGTTGTAGTGGCGGTTGCCAGTTCAAATCCTGTCCAAAGTGCGCCGCAGCTGGACCTCGGCGGTGTTGAACCCTCCTCCGGCGACTCGGAACCTTGTACACCCACCCTACCGGCGGTTCAGAGCCTGGACGCCAACAGCCTGATGGCTCTTTACGAGCAGTGCAGGGCGGCGGACAGTTACGACAGGATTTGCCATGCCATCGGCGAAGTATTCTCCAGTGTGGATAGACTGAGCAAGAGCTTCATACGCAGCGCAGAACCAGCAGCTTCCAGTAGTCTCCAGGAGCTGCTGGCCAATCCACCGGAGGCTTTAAACAAGGAGCAACTTCGAACCTTAGAAGGTGAACACGACAAAGACGAGGACAGTACACAGCAGGTGGAAGAAGTGGAGGCAACCGACGACGGAGTAGCAAACGCTTGTGCAGGACCAGAAGCTGAAACGGAGGCGGAGCCCGAAGAAGAGGACGAAGACGTGCCGATGGCCCAACCCACAGAGACAACTGCGGAGGACGATCCGCCCCAAAGTAGCGACACGCAGGTGGATTTACCTGGATTGCGTCGTGTACAGCGTCTCCTGTTTGGCTGCCAAACGCGTGCCATCACGGACAAGCTGACCAACAGCGTTATCCAACTGGCGGAATGGGTGCACTACATGCGCCCCGATTGGGAGAAGGTCATCCATTGCCTGGTCATCTGCTTCGACCTGGCCACCAATA CCAACAACAGTGTGGTAGACATGGACTATCTGGACAGGGTGCTTCCGAAGCTGTGTCATGTGGCAGCGTCCATGCCAGTGCCGGCACAGGCGCGTCTGGCCAGGATCTGGGCGGCCCATTGTTCGGATCAGCTGCAGGCGTTGGTGGCCGCCTGCCAGCAGCAGATTACGTTACAGGTGCTCCTAGATGAAGAATCCATGCGCGAAAATGGGTCCATTATCAGCGTGACCAAAGTTTTGAAG ATCGTTTTTTACGCCAACATCTTGGCTAGCGAACTGGAGCGACCCTCTTGTCGGGTGCCGCTGGAGGATCGTACGGAAACGGCGGCCACCTCGGCATCCGGCAGTGGAGCGGTGGAAGACGACCTGTTCGCCTACAACTCAGTACTCCAGCCGCACATGCCAAAGTTCGCAGAGGATCAGTTAGAAAAGGCGCTGCAGGTGTCGGCCATAGATTGCCGCAGACCATTGGTGCCACTGGAGGAATTCTACAACGAGGCGCTTAGTGAGAACATCCAGATGCACCACGACTACCTCTCCTACAAGACTCTGGCCATGGAGAGCGAGATAGGCTCCGGACAAACAAACTATTTTTCGTTCATGCTGTACGCCTTTATCCTCACGCCGGCAACGAAAGTAGATGCCTTGTACTACGACAGCCGGATGAGGATGTACAGCGAGCGATACACCTCGCTCTACTCAATGCTCAACAACTTTGGCCAGGAAGGGCAGGACGGCACTCCCCGCCCGGATCTTAAGCTGACTGTGCGCAGGGACCAACTCATCAACGATGCGCTCATCGGG CTGGAACTGGTGGCCATGAGCAATCCCAAGGATCTCAAAAAGCAGTTGGTCGTGGAGTTCGTCGGAGAACAGGGCATCGATGAAGGTGGCGTATCCAAAGAGTTCTTCCAGCTGATTGTGGAGGAGATTTTCAATCCGGCTTTTGGAATGTTTATACAGCAGGAGGAAACCAACAATATGTG GTTCAATGCCACACCCTTTGAGAACGGAGCTCAGTTCACTCTGATAGGAATAATTATCGGCCTGGCGATATATAACAACGTTATCCTGGCCGTAAACTTCCCCATGGTGGTCTACCGCAAGCTAATGGGCTATTGCGGCACCTTTGCGGATCTCAACGACTGGAGTCCGGCGCTGTACAAAAGTCTGAAGTCCATGGTGGACTACCAGGGCCAGGACATGGAGGAGGTGTTCGACCAGACCTTCAAGATCAGCTACAGCAACGTATTCGGCGAAATGGTGGAGCACGAACTGGTGCCGAATGGCAAAGAGGTGCTGGTGGGACAGCACAACAAGCAGCTGTTTGTTAATCTGTACAGTGACTTCCTCCTGAATACGAATATTCAGCAGCAGTTCAATGCCTTCCGCAAGGGCTTCGAAATGGTCACGGATGAGTCGCCCTTGAAGCTGCTCTTCCGACCCGAGGAGATCGAGATGCTGGTCTGCGGCAGTCGG GAGTTCGACTTCGTGGAACTTGAGAACTCGACGGAGTACGAGGGCGGCTACACGGACGAGACTCAGATCATCCAGGATTTCTGGAGCATTGTGCATGCGATGCCCAACGAATCAAAACGGAAGCTGCTCGAATTCACGACGGGATCGGCGCGTGTTCCGGTGGGCGGGCTGAAGTGCCTGCGGCTGCTGATCACGCGACACGGTCCGGATAGCGACCGGCTGCCTACCTCGCACACCTGCTTCAACGTCCTCCTACTGCCCGAGTACAGTAGCCGCGAGAAGTTGGAGGAGCGCCTGATGAAGGCCATTAACTACTCGAAGGGTTTCGGCATGCTGTAG
- the LOC119553722 gene encoding procollagen-lysine,2-oxoglutarate 5-dioxygenase, translating into MKMQQQSALFLLLLAVTSQGAASADADVAAAPESNWNDKIKVFTVATEPTDGYLRYLRSSRVYDIEVTTLGLGEEWKGGDMQRLGGGFKLNLLREAIAPYKNDPEIIILFTDSYDVIITSTLDEIYEKFQESGAKLLVSAEKYCWPDQSLANDYPEVEGRASRFLNSGAFIGYAPQVYGLLEDPIEDSADDQLYFTKIFLDETKRAKLGMKLDTQSRLFQNLHGAKNDVKLKVDLESNQGVLQNVDFMTTPAIIHGNGLSKVDLNAYGNYLARTYNGVCLFCQENLLDLDETDLPVISLALIVTQPVPFFDQFLEGIEKLNYPKEKLHLLIFSNVPFHDDDSKSFVSKHGEKYATAKYVLSTDKLDERQGRQLALDKARLHHSDYIFYVDADAHIDDSEVLRELLRMNKQFIGPLFTKHNELWSNFWGALSEGGYYARSHDYVDIVKNELIGMFNVPHVTSIYLVKKSAFNAISFKHNEFDPDMAMCESLRNAGIFMYISNLRSFGHLVNADNFNSTVTRPDFHTLFSNRLDWTEKYIHPNYSLQLNNSYKIPQPCPDVFWFQIVTDAFCDDLVAIMEAHNSWSDGSNSDNRLEGGYEAVPTRDIHMKQVGLDQMYLKFLQLFVRPLQERVFDGYVHNPPRSLMNFMVRYRPDEQPSLRPHHDASTYTINIAMNRAGVDYEGGGCRFLRYNCSVTDTKKGWMLMHPGRLTHYHEGLLVTNGTRYIMISFIDP; encoded by the exons ATGAAAATGCAACAACAAAGCgccttgtttttgttgctgttggctGTGACGTCGCAAGGAGCAGCCAGCGCAGACGCCGACGTCGCTGCAGCGCCGGAGTCCAATTGGAATG ACAAAATCAAAGTGTTCACTGTGGCCACTGAACCCACCGATGGATATCTCCGGTATCTCCGATCTTCACGCGTCTACGACATTGAG GTGACTACTCTGGGACTGGGCGAAGAATGGAAAGGAGGGGATATGCAAAGACTCGGAGGCGGTTTCAAGCTTAATCTTCTCCGCGAAGCCATTGCGCCCTATAAAAATGATCCTGAAATAATAATCCTATTTACAGACAG TTACGATGTGATCATTACGAGTACGCTGGATGAGATTTATGAAAAGTTCCAAGAGTCGGGAGCCAAGCTGCTCGTCTCAGCCGAGAAATATTGCTGGCCCGATCAAAGTCTGGCCAACGATTATCCCGAAGTGGAGGGCAGGGCCTCAAGGTTCCTCAACTCCGGCGCTTTTATTGGATATGCCCCACAAGTTTACGGGCTCCTGGAGGATCCCATTGAAGACTCTGCTGACGATCAGCTCTATTTTACCAAGATTTTCCTCGACGAGACCAAACGCGCCAAGCTGGGCATGAAGTTAGACACCCAATCCCGGCTATTCCAAAACCTGCATGGTGCCAAGAACGATGTGAAGCTTAAAGTGGATCTCGAGAGCAATCAGGGTGTTCTACAGAATGTGGATTTCATGACCACGCCGGCCATCATCCATGGCAACGGACTGAGCAAGGTGGATCTGAATGCATATGGCAACTATTTGGCCAGGACCTACAACGGCGTCTGCCTGTTTTGTCAGGAAAACCTCTTGGACTTGGAT gaGACAGACCTTCCTGTTATTTCTTTGGCCCTGATTGTCACGCAACCCGTGCCTTTCTTCGACCAGTTCCTCGAAGGCATCGAGAAACTGAACTATCCCAAGGAAAAGCTCCACTTGCTCATCTTCAGCAATGTCCCCTTCCACGACGATGACAGCAAGTCATTTGTGAGCAAACATGGCGAGAAGTACGCCACTGCCAAATATGTTCTTTCCACGGATAAGTTGGACGAACGCCAAGGCAGGCAGTTGGCCCT GGACAAAGCTCGACTCCATCACAGCGATTACATATTTTACGTGGACGCAGATGCGCACATTGACGATAGCGAGGTGCTCCGGGAGCTGCTCAGGATGAACAA GCAATTCATTGGGCCGCTTTTCACCAAGCACAACGAGTTGTGGAGCAACTTCTGGGGCGCCCTTTCCGAGGGAGGTTACTACGCTAGGTCACATGATTACGTGGACATCGTAAAGAACGAACTGAT TGGAATGTTCAACGTGCCCCATGTGACCAGTATTTacctggtgaagaagtctgCCTTCAATGCCATCTCCTTCAAGCACAACGAATTCGACCCCGACATGGCCATGTGTGAGTCACTGCGGAATGCG GGCATCTTCATGTATATAAGCAATCTGCGCTCGTTCGGTCACTTGGTCAACGCCGATAACTTCAATAGTACGGTGACACGTCCGGACTTCCATACGCTGTTCAGCAACCGGTTGGATTGGACCGAGAAGTACATACACCCGAACTACTCGCTCCAGCTGAACAACAGCTACAAGATACCGCAGCCGTGTCCGGATGTCTTCTGGTTCCAGATCGTGACGGACGCGTTCTGCGACGATTTGGTGGCCATTATGGAGGCGCACAACAGCTGGTCAGACGGCAGCAACTCGGACAACCGGCTGGAGGGCGGCTACGAGGCGGTGCCCACCAGGGACATCCACATGAAGCAGGTGGGCTTGGACCAGATGTATCTCAAGTTCCTCCAGCTGTTCGTTCGCCCGCTGCAGGAGCGAGTCTTCGATGGCTACGTTCACAAT CCTCCCCGATCGCTTATGAACTTCATGGTGCGCTATCGGCCGGATGAACAGCCTTCCCTGCGACCCCACCACGACGCCTCTACCTACACAATCAACATCGCCATGAACAGGGCGGGAGTGGATTACGAGGGCGGCGGCTGTCGCTTCCTGAGGTACAACTGCTCCGTGACCGACACCAAGAAGGGATGGATGCTGATGCATCCGGGACGACTGACCCACTACCACGAGGGTCTGCTCGTGACCAATGGCACTCGCTACATCATGATTTCCTTCATCGATCCCTGA
- the LOC119553724 gene encoding immunoglobulin domain-containing protein oig-4 yields MQVKCLIICLALGLLMLATPLCEARRGRGRGRTKSRVQIGLPITGKYRDPESDQYYNNNNGAKILQASHFDLEYVLGHKIAFLCVAKGNPRPHITWYKDGAEIYQHLYMHVHEWRIGDDKVKSKIEIDPATQMDAGLYECTADNMYSIDRRSFKTDFSIAFD; encoded by the exons ATGCAGGTCAAGTGCCTGATCATCTGCCTCGCTTTGGGGCTGCTCATGCTGGCCACGCCCCTTTGCGAGGCTCGGCGAGGGCGTGGCCGTGGACGAACCAAGTCCAGGGTGCAGATCGGTCTGCCAATTACGGGAAAGTATCGAGATCCGGAGTCCGATCAGtactacaacaacaataat GGCGCCAAAATCCTGCAAGCCTCGCACTTTGATCTTGAGTATGTTCTGGGCCACAAGATCGCCTTCCTTTGCGTGGCCAAGGGAAACCCCCGACCCCACATCACGTGGTACAAGGACGGGGCGGAGATCTACCAGCACCTCTACATGCACGTCCATGAGTGGCGAATCGGCGACGACAAGGTCAAGTCGAAGATCGAAATTGACCCTGCCACCCAAATGGACGCCGGACTCTACGAGTGCACCGCCGACAATATGTACTCCATTGATCGGCGCAGTTTCAAGACGGATTTCTCCATTGCCTTCGACTGA
- the LOC119553723 gene encoding immunoglobulin domain-containing protein oig-4, which yields MPRGIWNLERMVLLFLCILIFGDLIYIAAQRSTAGKTERRNYTGKKPVVIQHRSQDAVNYYDHENGAKIIKSSHFELDYTLGRKITFFCMAQGNPRPTITWFKDGAELYQHRFFQVHESHIETNIVKSKMEIDPTTQMDAGFYECQADNIYAIDRRGFRTDYVMVNF from the exons ATGCCTCGTGGCATCTGGAATCTTGAGCGGATGGTACTCCTCTTCCTCTGCATCTTGATATTCGGGGATCTCATCTATATAGCTGCCCAAA GAAGTACGGCGGGAAAGACGGAGCGTCGCAACTACACGGGCAAAAAGCCCGTGGTCATCCAACACCGATCACAGGATGCAGTCAACTATTATGATCACGAGAAT GGTGCCAAGATCATAAAATCTTCCCATTTCGAGTTGGATTACACCCTGGGACGCAAGATCACTTTCTTTTGTATGGCTCAAG GCAACCCAAGGCCCACTATCACCTGGTTTAAAGATGGAGCAGAGCTATATCAGCATCGATTCTTTCAG GTACACGAATCTCACATAGAGACGAACATCGTTAAATCTAAAATGGAAATTGATCCAACCACACAAATGGATGCTG GATTCTACGAATGTCAAGCGGACAATATCTACGCTATCGATCGTCGCGGTTTTCGCACGGACTATGTCATGGTTAACTTTTGA